The nucleotide window TACCGAAGGCGTTACTGCCCAACCCATTTCGCTGTTCGACCCGCAGAGGTTGGTGACTGTATGACCGCTGTTGAGCATCGGCCGGCACTACTTCCCACCCTGGGCGGCGCCTTTTACACCAGTCCCGCCGTCTTTGCCGCCGAGCAGCAACACGTCTTCGAGAGTCTGTGGTTCTGTGTCGTGCGCGCTGCCGAGCTGGCCGAGCCGGGGCAGTTCAAGACGGTGCAGGTGGGACGGGAAAGCGTGCTGCTGGTGCGCGGCCGCGATCGGGTGCTGCGCGCGTTTCTCAACATATGCCGGCACCGCGGTGCGCTGCTGTGTACCGAACCCGAGGGTCAGCTGCGCCGCAATCTGCGCTGCCCGTATCACTCCTGGACCTACGGTTTGGACGGCACCTTGATGGCGGCGCCCAACATTGCCTCGTTCACCGACCCCGACGGCACGGCCCTCAACCGCGGCCGATATGGCCTGCTCCCGGTGGCGTTGCGGGAGTGGCTGGGTTACGCCTGGGTCTGCTTGGCCGACGACCCACCGTCGTTTGAAGCGGACGTCGTCGGCGTGGTCACCCATCGCCTGGGCGACGTGGAAGCCATCGACAACTATCGGATCGAGACACTGCAACTCGGCCGCCGAATGACCTACGACGTGGCGGCCAACTGGAAGTTGATCGTCGAGAACTTCATGGAGTGCTACCACTGCGCCACCATCCACCCCGAGCTGACCAGGTTGGTTCCGGAGTTCGCCCGCGGTCAAGCCGCCCAACGCTCGGTGGGCAGCGGAGCCGAGTTCGGTTCGGGTGTCGCCGGGTTCACCGTGGACGGCCGCGCAGGCTTCGCCCCCCTGCCCGGAATCACTCCGGAGCAGAACCGACGCTATTTCGCGATCACGGTCAAGCCGACGGTGTTCATCAACCTGGTCCCCGACCACGTCATCATCCATCGGATGTTCCCGACCGCACCCGACCGCACCGTCGTCGAATGCGACTGGCTCTACGCCGCCGACGTCGCCGCCGCCGGTGACCTTTCCCATTCGTTCGAACTGTTCCACCGGGTCAACGAACAGGACTTCGACGCCTGCCAGCGAACCCAACCCGCGATGTCCTCGCGCGGCTACCGAGCCGGCGGCGTTCTGGTGCCTGCCGAACATCACCTCACCGAATTCCACCAGTGGGTAGTCGCGCATATCGGTACGCCCGCCGAGTCGGGGTGACCGCGGTGCCTCTGAGCAGCGGTATATCGTCGATCATCATGGGGACAGGCGACAACGCAGATGCTCAGGCCGCCGAGCCGGACACCGTCCCCGCGGTTCAATCGGTTGATCGTGCCCTGCTGGTGCTCGAATTGCTGGCGGATATGGGTAAGGCGGGGGTGACCGAGGTCGCCGATGAGCTGGGGGTGCACAAGTCGACGGCCTCCCGGCTGATCACCTCGCTGGAGTCGCGCGGCTACGTCGAACAGCTGTCCGAGCGCGGCAAATACCAGCTCGGCATCGCGGTGTCGCGCTTGGCCCGAGCCCGCAGCGGTCACCTGGACCTGGTGAAGCTGGGTCAGGATGCCTGCGACAAGCTGGCCGCCGACCTGG belongs to Mycobacterium basiliense and includes:
- a CDS encoding aromatic ring-hydroxylating oxygenase subunit alpha — its product is MTAVEHRPALLPTLGGAFYTSPAVFAAEQQHVFESLWFCVVRAAELAEPGQFKTVQVGRESVLLVRGRDRVLRAFLNICRHRGALLCTEPEGQLRRNLRCPYHSWTYGLDGTLMAAPNIASFTDPDGTALNRGRYGLLPVALREWLGYAWVCLADDPPSFEADVVGVVTHRLGDVEAIDNYRIETLQLGRRMTYDVAANWKLIVENFMECYHCATIHPELTRLVPEFARGQAAQRSVGSGAEFGSGVAGFTVDGRAGFAPLPGITPEQNRRYFAITVKPTVFINLVPDHVIIHRMFPTAPDRTVVECDWLYAADVAAAGDLSHSFELFHRVNEQDFDACQRTQPAMSSRGYRAGGVLVPAEHHLTEFHQWVVAHIGTPAESG